One window of Paenibacillus sp. FSL K6-3182 genomic DNA carries:
- a CDS encoding NAD-dependent malic enzyme, translated as MSSKMTDGKTIILRLEIDTNLAQFGRAATAIEQAKGDIIAIDVIHTDKNKSLRDLTVKISEHGAAERLTTALKSLEGIRLVHISDRTFLLHLGGKISIQPKTPIQNRDDLSRVYTPDVARVCQAIAEEPSKAYTLTIKRNMVAVVSDGSAVLGLGNIGPYAAMPVMEGKAMLFKQFADVDAFPICLDTQDTETIIATIKNIAPAFGGINLEDISSPRCFEIEQRLKQELDIPVFHDDQHGTAVVLYAGLLNALKLTNRSLQEARIVICGIGAAGTACTKMLIAGGAKHIIGVDRAGILSADCVYDNPMWQWYANHTNEERITGGLAEALSGADVFIGVSAGGILTREHITTMAKDPIVFAMANPEPEIRPELAEDIVAVFATGRSDYPNQINNVLCFPGIFRGALDSRAATINEEMKLAAAEAIASVISDEELSPMYIVPSVFNTRVVEEVRRRVIQAAQQSGVSRRQIRE; from the coding sequence ATGAGTTCGAAGATGACAGACGGAAAAACGATTATTTTGAGGTTGGAAATTGATACGAATCTTGCGCAGTTTGGCCGAGCAGCTACAGCAATCGAACAAGCCAAAGGCGATATTATCGCCATAGACGTCATACATACAGACAAAAACAAAAGCTTGCGCGATTTAACTGTGAAAATATCGGAGCATGGCGCAGCAGAACGGCTTACGACAGCGCTGAAATCATTAGAAGGCATTCGGCTCGTTCATATATCCGACCGTACCTTCCTGCTTCATCTTGGAGGTAAAATTTCAATTCAGCCGAAAACGCCGATCCAAAACCGCGATGACTTGTCCCGTGTCTATACACCGGATGTGGCTAGAGTATGCCAAGCAATCGCCGAAGAACCGTCCAAAGCTTATACGCTCACCATAAAAAGAAATATGGTTGCCGTCGTTTCCGACGGAAGCGCGGTGCTTGGCCTCGGCAATATCGGTCCGTATGCAGCTATGCCTGTCATGGAAGGCAAAGCGATGCTGTTCAAGCAATTTGCCGATGTCGATGCGTTCCCGATCTGCCTCGACACGCAGGATACCGAAACCATCATTGCAACGATCAAAAACATTGCGCCTGCCTTTGGCGGCATTAATTTAGAGGATATTTCCTCCCCTCGCTGCTTTGAAATTGAACAAAGGTTAAAGCAGGAGCTTGATATTCCTGTCTTTCATGATGATCAGCATGGTACTGCGGTCGTATTATACGCAGGGCTGCTAAATGCGCTGAAGCTGACAAATCGAAGCCTCCAAGAGGCTCGCATCGTTATTTGTGGAATCGGGGCAGCAGGAACCGCTTGTACAAAAATGCTGATCGCCGGAGGAGCAAAACATATTATCGGTGTGGACCGGGCTGGGATATTGTCCGCTGACTGTGTTTATGACAACCCTATGTGGCAGTGGTATGCTAATCATACTAATGAAGAGCGAATCACAGGCGGTTTAGCTGAGGCGCTAAGCGGCGCTGATGTTTTTATAGGCGTTTCGGCCGGCGGCATATTGACGCGAGAGCATATTACAACGATGGCAAAAGATCCAATCGTTTTCGCAATGGCGAATCCAGAGCCCGAAATACGCCCTGAACTAGCTGAGGATATCGTCGCTGTTTTTGCTACGGGGAGATCGGATTATCCTAATCAGATTAACAATGTTCTCTGCTTTCCGGGAATTTTCCGTGGAGCGCTCGATAGCCGCGCTGCTACAATTAATGAAGAAATGAAGCTTGCGGCAGCAGAAGCTATTGCCTCCGTTATAAGCGATGAAGAGCTGAGCCCAATGTATATAGTTCCTAGCGTCTTCAACACGAGAGTCGTTGAGGAAGTACGGCGACGCGTCATACAGGCTGCACAGCAAAGCGGTGTCTCTCGCCGTCAAATTCGGGAGTAG
- the gltB gene encoding glutamate synthase large subunit yields MKEHILGLPPKQGLYDPQFEKDACGMGFVANIKGIKSHKVIRQALMLLENMEHRGGQGSEPNTGDGAGILLQIPHTFFAAELKKQEIVLPAEGHYAVGMIFMPQDEEARRAIEREVETIVQEENQSVIGWRTVPTDDKKLGESALAVKPYVRQLFIGMNDSLKDNMAFERKLYVIRKRAELAIRYAGKEGGNMFYFSSLSSRKIVYKGMLTTEQVRSFYTELNDESVVSAMALVHSRFSTNTFPSWERAHPFHYMIHNGEINTLRGNVNWMHARQTLFASELFGDDIEKIKPVINPDGSDTAMFDNTLEFLFLSGRSMAHAAMMMVPEPWSNHESMSDERKAFYEYHSTLMEPWDGPAALGFTDGVKIGAVLDRNGLRPARYYVTKDDHIILGSEAGTVEIPPEDILYKDRLRPGRMLLVDTEQGRIISDEEVKAEIETEHPYREWLNEHLVDLEDLPEAPELPEPNHATVQMRQQAFGYTFEDIRKVLEPMAGSGMEPIASMGYDAPLAVLSERPQRLYNYFKQLFAQVTNPPIDAIREEIITATGTTIGPERNLLNPEPESCRHIKLDTPILSNEQFAKLRHVRRPGFRSITLPIFFPANEGETGLRAALTQMCEAADRVIAKGHNLLILSDRGVDKENAAIPALLAVAALHHHLIRQGTRTKVAILLESGEPREVHHYALLLGYGVSAVNPYLAFESLDDMIKQGLLRGVSHDKAVKNYIKAATKGVIKILSKMGISTIQSYRGAQIFEALGLKEDVINEYFTWTPSRIGGIGLDVIAEETLKHHNRAFAEQEGGEKELDSGGDYQWRKDGEDHLFTPQTIHTLQMASRANDYKLYKKFSALVQGEDKKHLTLRSLLKFKEGRQAVPLEEVESLESIVKRFKTGAMSFGSISKEAHESLAIAMNRLGGKSNTGEGGEDPARFIPDANGDSRRSAIKQVASGRFGVTSNYLVNADEIQIKMAQGAKPGEGGQLPGLKVYPWVAEVRGSTPGVGLISPPPHHDIYSIEDLAELVHDLKNANPRARINVKLVSGVGVGTIATGVAKGRADVIMVSGYDGGTGASPMGSIRHAGLPWELGLAETHQTLMLNKLRDRVVLETDGKMMNGRDVAIAVLLGAEEYGFSTAPLIVLGCIMMRVCQLDTCPVGVATQNPELRKKFMGDPSHVVNYLRFIAEELREIMAELGFRTIQEMVGRVDILETKQLLEHYKAKGIDLSGLLYEADLPQDAVRYNVQEQNHGLELSLDMQQLVPLAKAAIENGERVRGTFPILNTNRVVGTILGSEVTRKYGAAGLPEDTISYHFVGTAGQSFGAFVPKGITLSIEGDSNDYVGKGLSGGKIIVAPSPKATFVAEDNVIIGNTALYGATSGQAYIRGAAGERFAVRNSGANVVVEGVGDHGCEYMTGGRVVILGLTGRNFAAGMSGGVAYIYDEKGDFYNHCNLEMVLLERLEDSVDVAELRGLIESHVKYTESAIGTRLLNDWEASLSKFVKVIPKDYKRMLEQIRKVEDTGLVGEAALLAAFEANKKELARAGGK; encoded by the coding sequence ATGAAAGAACATATTTTGGGATTGCCGCCGAAGCAGGGGCTCTATGATCCGCAGTTTGAGAAAGACGCATGCGGCATGGGCTTTGTGGCCAACATCAAGGGAATCAAGTCACACAAGGTCATTCGCCAAGCGCTGATGCTGCTCGAGAATATGGAGCATCGCGGTGGTCAAGGCAGCGAACCGAATACGGGAGATGGAGCAGGTATTTTACTTCAAATTCCTCATACATTTTTTGCGGCTGAATTAAAGAAGCAAGAAATTGTACTTCCCGCCGAAGGACACTATGCCGTAGGTATGATTTTTATGCCGCAGGATGAAGAAGCTCGCCGTGCAATTGAGCGTGAAGTGGAAACGATCGTTCAAGAGGAGAACCAATCGGTTATCGGTTGGCGTACGGTTCCAACGGATGATAAGAAACTGGGTGAATCCGCATTAGCTGTTAAGCCTTATGTTCGTCAATTGTTTATCGGCATGAACGACAGCCTGAAGGACAATATGGCATTTGAACGCAAATTATATGTTATTCGTAAGCGCGCTGAGCTTGCGATTCGTTATGCCGGCAAAGAAGGCGGCAATATGTTTTACTTCTCTAGCCTATCCTCCAGAAAAATCGTATATAAAGGAATGCTTACGACAGAGCAGGTGCGTTCGTTCTATACCGAGCTGAACGATGAATCCGTTGTTTCGGCAATGGCGCTTGTACATTCCCGTTTTAGTACGAATACATTCCCAAGCTGGGAACGCGCTCATCCTTTCCATTATATGATTCATAACGGAGAAATTAATACCCTTCGCGGCAATGTGAACTGGATGCATGCCCGTCAAACCTTGTTTGCCTCTGAATTGTTCGGTGATGATATCGAGAAAATCAAACCTGTTATTAACCCAGATGGATCGGATACAGCAATGTTCGACAACACGCTGGAGTTCCTATTCTTGTCCGGTCGTTCAATGGCACATGCCGCAATGATGATGGTGCCAGAGCCTTGGTCCAATCATGAGAGCATGAGCGACGAGCGCAAAGCATTTTATGAATACCACAGCACATTGATGGAGCCATGGGATGGCCCAGCTGCGCTTGGTTTTACTGACGGCGTAAAAATCGGTGCGGTGCTTGACCGCAATGGTCTTCGTCCAGCTCGTTATTACGTAACGAAGGACGATCATATTATTCTCGGCTCCGAGGCTGGAACCGTGGAGATTCCGCCAGAGGATATATTGTACAAAGACCGCTTGCGTCCAGGACGCATGCTGCTTGTAGATACAGAGCAAGGCCGCATCATTTCTGATGAAGAAGTGAAAGCGGAAATCGAGACCGAGCATCCATATCGCGAATGGCTGAATGAGCATCTTGTTGATTTGGAAGATTTGCCGGAAGCTCCTGAGCTGCCAGAACCAAACCATGCTACTGTTCAAATGAGACAGCAAGCGTTCGGATACACATTTGAGGACATTCGCAAAGTGCTTGAGCCGATGGCTGGCAGCGGCATGGAGCCTATCGCTTCAATGGGTTATGATGCACCGCTGGCGGTGTTGTCAGAGCGTCCGCAGCGTTTGTACAATTACTTCAAGCAGTTGTTTGCACAAGTTACGAATCCGCCTATTGATGCGATTCGTGAGGAGATTATTACTGCGACAGGTACTACGATTGGCCCAGAACGCAATCTGCTTAATCCGGAGCCAGAGAGCTGCCGACACATCAAATTGGATACGCCTATTTTGTCTAATGAGCAATTCGCCAAGCTGCGCCATGTGCGCCGTCCTGGCTTCCGTTCCATTACACTCCCGATCTTCTTCCCTGCAAATGAAGGTGAGACGGGCTTGCGCGCTGCGCTTACACAAATGTGTGAAGCGGCTGATCGTGTTATTGCGAAGGGACATAATTTGCTTATTCTATCCGATCGTGGCGTCGACAAGGAAAATGCTGCAATTCCAGCTTTGCTGGCAGTAGCGGCACTGCATCATCATCTTATTCGCCAAGGTACACGGACAAAGGTTGCTATTTTGCTGGAATCCGGCGAACCACGTGAAGTGCATCACTATGCATTGCTGCTTGGTTACGGCGTAAGCGCAGTTAACCCTTATCTTGCATTTGAATCGCTTGACGACATGATTAAGCAAGGTTTGCTTCGCGGCGTATCGCATGATAAAGCAGTGAAAAATTATATTAAAGCAGCCACTAAAGGCGTTATTAAAATATTGTCCAAAATGGGTATCTCGACTATTCAATCCTACCGTGGCGCTCAAATTTTTGAAGCGCTCGGCTTGAAAGAAGATGTGATTAACGAGTACTTCACATGGACACCGTCCCGTATCGGCGGCATCGGTTTAGATGTTATTGCCGAAGAGACGTTGAAACACCATAACCGCGCTTTCGCTGAGCAAGAAGGCGGAGAGAAAGAGCTTGACTCTGGCGGTGATTACCAGTGGCGTAAAGATGGCGAAGACCATTTGTTTACACCGCAAACAATTCATACGCTGCAAATGGCTTCTCGTGCGAATGACTACAAGCTATACAAAAAGTTCTCTGCGCTTGTACAGGGCGAGGACAAAAAACATCTTACGCTTCGTTCTTTGCTCAAGTTTAAGGAAGGCCGTCAAGCCGTTCCGCTTGAGGAAGTTGAATCGCTTGAATCCATCGTAAAACGCTTCAAAACAGGTGCGATGTCATTTGGTTCAATCAGTAAAGAAGCCCATGAGAGTCTGGCTATTGCGATGAACCGCCTAGGCGGCAAATCGAATACGGGCGAAGGTGGAGAAGATCCAGCACGCTTTATACCAGATGCGAATGGCGACTCCAGACGCAGCGCGATTAAACAAGTAGCATCGGGACGTTTTGGCGTAACGAGCAACTACTTGGTTAATGCAGATGAGATTCAAATTAAAATGGCTCAAGGCGCTAAGCCTGGTGAAGGCGGTCAACTGCCTGGCCTTAAAGTATATCCTTGGGTAGCCGAGGTTCGTGGTTCCACGCCTGGCGTAGGACTGATCTCGCCGCCGCCGCATCACGATATTTATTCTATTGAGGATTTGGCAGAGCTTGTACATGACTTGAAAAATGCTAATCCACGCGCAAGAATCAATGTAAAGCTGGTATCTGGTGTTGGCGTTGGTACGATTGCGACTGGCGTTGCGAAGGGCCGCGCAGATGTTATTATGGTCAGCGGTTATGATGGCGGAACTGGAGCTTCTCCAATGGGCTCAATTCGTCACGCAGGTTTGCCGTGGGAGCTTGGTCTTGCAGAAACACATCAAACGCTAATGCTAAACAAATTGCGTGACCGTGTCGTTCTTGAGACAGATGGCAAAATGATGAATGGCCGTGACGTTGCGATTGCTGTATTGCTTGGAGCAGAAGAATATGGCTTCTCGACGGCTCCGCTTATCGTGCTAGGCTGCATCATGATGCGTGTATGCCAATTGGATACTTGCCCAGTAGGCGTAGCAACACAAAATCCTGAGCTTCGCAAAAAATTTATGGGCGATCCTAGCCATGTTGTTAACTACCTGCGCTTCATTGCTGAAGAGCTGCGTGAGATTATGGCAGAGCTCGGTTTCCGTACCATTCAAGAAATGGTTGGACGTGTCGATATTTTGGAAACGAAGCAGCTGCTTGAGCATTACAAAGCAAAAGGTATTGATCTCTCTGGCTTGCTGTACGAAGCTGATCTACCACAGGATGCAGTTCGCTACAATGTTCAAGAGCAAAACCATGGTCTTGAGTTGTCGCTTGATATGCAGCAGCTCGTTCCACTTGCAAAGGCTGCGATTGAGAATGGCGAGCGCGTACGCGGCACATTCCCTATTTTGAACACGAACCGTGTTGTTGGTACGATTCTTGGCAGCGAAGTTACGCGTAAATACGGTGCAGCAGGTTTGCCGGAAGATACGATTTCTTACCATTTTGTCGGAACGGCTGGCCAAAGCTTTGGTGCATTCGTGCCTAAAGGAATCACGTTGTCAATCGAAGGCGATTCGAATGACTATGTAGGAAAAGGGCTATCCGGCGGTAAAATCATTGTAGCACCGTCACCAAAGGCAACTTTTGTGGCTGAGGACAATGTTATTATCGGTAACACAGCGCTGTATGGTGCTACTAGCGGTCAAGCGTATATCCGCGGTGCAGCTGGCGAACGTTTCGCTGTTCGGAACAGCGGCGCAAATGTAGTTGTAGAAGGTGTCGGCGATCACGGTTGTGAGTATATGACAGGCGGACGCGTCGTTATTCTTGGCCTCACAGGTCGTAACTTTGCGGCAGGTATGTCTGGCGGAGTCGCGTATATCTACGATGAGAAAGGCGATTTCTACAATCATTGCAATCTGGAGATGGTATTGCTGGAGCGCCTAGAAGACTCTGTAGATGTTGCTGAACTTCGTGGTTTGATTGAATCACATGTTAAGTATACAGAGAGTGCGATTGGTACCCGTCTATTGAATGATTGGGAAGCATCGCTTTCGAAATTCGTTAAAGTCATTCCTAAGGACTACAAGCGTATGCTTGAACAGATCCGCAAGGTTGAAGATACAGGCTTAGTGGGCGAAGCAGCACTTCTTGCAGCGTTCGAAGCGAACAAGAAAGAGCTTGCACGCGCAGGCGGCAAGTAA
- the kapB gene encoding sporulation phosphorelay system protein KapB, with protein sequence MERNNQVDDSLKIGDNVRAEIRSGHYLGELVEINGPRALVKVLAVLKHPEQGDLHNPYNPDVPMFHERRALSFTEKTNVLLRDVKRHTGIIPEYNDSLRAAAEAEIASMDRLQRWAAKSLEQMQQLLKEYK encoded by the coding sequence ATGGAACGAAATAACCAGGTTGACGATAGTTTGAAAATAGGGGATAACGTTAGAGCTGAAATCCGCTCCGGTCATTATCTAGGTGAGCTTGTTGAAATTAACGGGCCTCGTGCTCTCGTCAAGGTTTTAGCTGTGTTAAAGCATCCTGAGCAAGGAGACCTGCATAATCCTTATAATCCAGACGTGCCTATGTTTCATGAGCGTCGTGCACTAAGCTTTACAGAAAAAACAAATGTTTTGCTGCGTGACGTAAAGCGGCATACAGGCATTATTCCAGAGTATAACGATTCTTTAAGAGCTGCCGCAGAAGCCGAAATTGCTTCAATGGATCGACTGCAGCGCTGGGCGGCCAAAAGCTTGGAGCAAATGCAGCAGCTCTTAAAGGAATATAAATAG
- a CDS encoding sugar phosphate nucleotidyltransferase: MKIILLSGGSGKRLWPLSNSSRAKQYLTVLESPNGGMESMLQRIWRQLEESDLQEHTRISTCREQVEILQRQVGVKAPLIIEPEQRDTFPAIALSAAYLYSIAGVSLNETVIVIPVDAYVSCDFFSCIRGLPKLIRESKSELLMVGTKPSYPSEQYGYIVPEANRHSNEDDSYERRVHSFKEKPYEAEANQLIKGGALWNSGIYAFKLDYMITLLMNRRLPIHYDELYKQYTKIPKSSFEIEVSQKETSRSVICYDGEWKDLGTWKTLSEELAFERLGMGEISDDSEQSQLINELDIPISIIGLTNVIVAASPDGILVTSKNASNELDAKLKLMNERPKYEERRWGHSKIVDSVVLSSGTHCVTKRVFVAAGQNISYQMHFKRREAWTIISGEGVLILDDLYRHVEPGDTVSIPERTRHSLRAITDVELIEVQTGKQINEDDIIRLGTTWDEITSQLNSV; the protein is encoded by the coding sequence TTGAAAATTATTTTGTTATCAGGCGGATCTGGAAAGAGATTATGGCCTTTGTCGAATAGTAGTCGAGCAAAACAATATTTAACTGTATTGGAGAGCCCAAACGGCGGCATGGAATCAATGCTGCAGCGCATATGGCGCCAGCTGGAAGAGTCGGATTTGCAGGAGCATACTCGCATTTCAACTTGCCGTGAGCAGGTGGAGATTTTACAAAGACAGGTTGGTGTAAAAGCACCGCTTATCATTGAGCCTGAGCAGCGTGACACGTTTCCTGCGATAGCGTTATCCGCTGCTTATTTGTATTCAATCGCGGGCGTATCTTTAAATGAAACGGTCATTGTCATACCAGTTGATGCTTATGTAAGCTGTGATTTTTTCTCATGTATAAGAGGACTTCCAAAGCTGATCAGAGAAAGCAAATCTGAGCTGCTTATGGTTGGGACTAAGCCAAGTTATCCGTCAGAGCAATATGGATATATCGTTCCAGAAGCCAATCGGCACAGTAATGAGGATGACAGCTATGAACGTAGAGTACATTCATTCAAAGAGAAACCGTATGAGGCTGAAGCTAATCAATTAATAAAAGGCGGAGCGTTATGGAATAGCGGTATTTACGCTTTCAAGCTTGATTATATGATTACTTTGCTCATGAATCGCAGGCTGCCTATCCATTATGATGAACTATATAAACAGTATACGAAAATTCCTAAATCAAGTTTCGAAATTGAAGTATCGCAAAAAGAAACCTCTCGTTCAGTTATTTGCTACGACGGTGAGTGGAAAGATCTTGGCACATGGAAAACATTATCCGAGGAGCTGGCCTTTGAACGACTAGGCATGGGCGAAATATCGGATGACAGCGAGCAATCCCAGCTCATCAATGAACTGGACATTCCTATCTCCATTATTGGGCTTACGAATGTGATTGTTGCGGCAAGTCCCGACGGCATTTTGGTTACTAGCAAAAATGCAAGTAATGAGCTCGATGCGAAGCTTAAGCTCATGAATGAGCGTCCAAAGTATGAGGAGCGCAGGTGGGGGCATTCCAAAATTGTTGATTCCGTTGTCTTGTCATCAGGAACTCATTGTGTTACAAAGCGGGTTTTTGTTGCAGCTGGCCAAAATATAAGCTATCAAATGCATTTTAAGCGAAGAGAAGCGTGGACCATTATCTCAGGAGAGGGAGTGCTAATTCTGGATGATCTGTACCGTCACGTTGAGCCAGGCGATACCGTATCGATTCCAGAGAGAACGAGGCACAGCCTACGGGCAATTACAGACGTTGAGCTAATTGAGGTTCAAACAGGCAAACAGATTAATGAGGATGACATTATAAGGCTTGGAACGACATGGGATGAAATCACTAGTCAATTAAATAGTGTATAA
- a CDS encoding glycosyltransferase yields the protein MRKKRVLLLSEGFGSGHTQAAYALAVGLKQLSPGIQTRVIELGNFLNPVLGPWIISAYRKTVSKQPKMVGLMYRSNYKKSLNRFTQLALHRVFYTQTSQVISQLKPELIVCTHPVPNAVVARLKRLGLDIRLYTLITDYDAHGSWVNQEVNKYLVSSELVKERLMEKGVTTDRIEVTGIPVHPNFWHTYEKEEIREQFDLKNMPTVLIMGGGWGILYEDNALEYMTKWRESTQLIYCVGSNEKMKEKMLADPLFQHPNIRILGFTREVNKLMDVSDLLITKPGGMTCTEGMSKGIPMLFYEPIPGQEEENCEYFINNGFGEMLDSNDTVDKWFKLIHEPYASGQFRDSLLTKRNQQYDPTSCPNAVLRLMQ from the coding sequence ATGCGTAAGAAAAGAGTGCTTCTGCTCTCTGAAGGCTTTGGCTCTGGTCATACCCAAGCTGCCTATGCGCTCGCTGTCGGACTCAAGCAATTAAGTCCGGGGATTCAGACCCGCGTCATCGAGTTAGGAAATTTCCTTAATCCGGTGCTTGGTCCGTGGATTATATCTGCATATCGCAAAACGGTAAGCAAACAACCAAAGATGGTCGGTCTTATGTACCGCAGCAACTATAAGAAGTCGCTTAACCGCTTTACACAGCTTGCGCTTCATCGTGTGTTTTATACCCAAACGTCACAGGTCATATCCCAGCTGAAGCCAGAACTAATCGTATGCACCCATCCTGTACCGAATGCTGTCGTTGCTCGGCTCAAACGTCTAGGACTAGACATACGGTTATATACGCTTATTACAGACTATGATGCACATGGGTCATGGGTAAACCAAGAAGTCAATAAATACCTCGTTTCAAGCGAGCTTGTGAAAGAGCGGCTCATGGAAAAAGGGGTTACAACAGACCGAATTGAAGTAACAGGAATCCCTGTTCACCCCAACTTCTGGCATACATACGAGAAAGAAGAGATTAGAGAGCAATTTGATTTAAAAAACATGCCGACCGTACTTATAATGGGCGGCGGTTGGGGAATTTTATACGAGGACAATGCCCTTGAATATATGACCAAATGGCGGGAAAGCACACAACTCATTTACTGCGTTGGCTCAAACGAGAAGATGAAGGAAAAAATGCTTGCCGATCCCCTTTTTCAGCATCCTAACATTCGTATACTTGGCTTCACTCGCGAGGTGAACAAGCTGATGGATGTCTCCGATCTTCTAATTACGAAGCCTGGCGGCATGACCTGCACAGAAGGAATGAGCAAAGGAATTCCAATGCTGTTTTATGAGCCGATTCCTGGACAAGAAGAAGAGAACTGCGAATATTTTATCAATAACGGATTTGGAGAAATGCTCGATTCGAACGATACTGTCGATAAGTGGTTCAAGCTTATCCATGAGCCCTACGCTTCAGGCCAGTTTAGAGACAGCCTGCTTACCAAACGCAATCAACAATACGACCCCACGAGTTGTCCGAACGCCGTCCTGCGACTGATGCAGTGA
- a CDS encoding stalk domain-containing protein translates to MYSKFRKAAFRAASSVLIAIVLATGISPLSISTAGNNAPAAHAASVVDKKKDDHTYRIVAVGDSLTAGYEYGFTEQSIPYGFVEHVYEQALFHGLRAEYINYGVLGLQTSGLKRWIEAVVSGVSVKSSDIQSGLPDPRAERIFAETSLLRSALSEADLTVMTIGGNDLYAVLDKLNKGADRAETTAVLDKALDNYETELEPALRLLLSQQPNAQIIIADQYLPIPPPLKVGSLIFPLYPEADRLFLKDSIKQLRERLNQIIERLVKEGFNVKIANVSSSFIDNELSYTSIAKGDIHPSRAGYAAMGKSFSKAIWGDYRTIKSRAKDSEAALAIVVNGKEMISANKPMVVQNRTFVPLRSIADALGAATKWNAAAQTATIKVADRAVDITVGQSSFRENGTVKALNAPPAFIHTVGKASTLYVPLAALSEGLQFQVIYRDTLKTVLINK, encoded by the coding sequence TTGTATAGCAAGTTTAGGAAAGCGGCGTTTCGCGCTGCATCGTCAGTATTGATCGCTATCGTGCTTGCAACCGGTATCTCTCCACTAAGTATAAGCACTGCCGGGAATAACGCTCCTGCTGCTCATGCTGCCTCTGTAGTTGACAAAAAGAAAGATGATCACACTTACCGCATCGTCGCGGTTGGTGATTCATTAACTGCCGGCTACGAATATGGCTTTACCGAACAATCCATTCCATATGGCTTCGTAGAGCATGTATACGAACAAGCTCTATTCCATGGACTTCGTGCAGAGTACATCAATTATGGGGTGCTAGGGCTCCAAACATCAGGATTAAAGCGATGGATTGAAGCCGTTGTGAGCGGAGTCAGCGTAAAAAGCTCTGATATTCAGAGTGGACTGCCCGATCCACGCGCAGAGCGAATATTTGCTGAAACATCGCTGCTCCGCTCTGCCTTAAGTGAAGCTGATCTAACCGTAATGACAATAGGCGGCAACGACTTGTATGCTGTTCTCGACAAGCTAAATAAGGGTGCCGATCGTGCCGAGACGACTGCTGTGCTGGACAAGGCTTTGGACAATTACGAGACGGAGCTTGAGCCTGCTCTAAGATTGCTGCTTTCTCAGCAGCCAAATGCCCAAATCATTATTGCAGATCAATATCTGCCAATACCTCCTCCATTAAAGGTAGGATCACTCATCTTTCCTCTTTACCCTGAGGCTGACCGGTTGTTTCTGAAGGATAGCATCAAGCAGCTGCGGGAACGCTTAAATCAGATAATCGAACGGCTTGTAAAAGAAGGATTTAATGTTAAAATCGCAAATGTCTCATCTTCCTTCATAGATAATGAGCTAAGCTATACTTCAATTGCAAAAGGGGACATACATCCTAGCAGGGCGGGTTATGCTGCAATGGGGAAATCCTTTTCGAAGGCCATTTGGGGAGATTATCGTACCATTAAGTCAAGAGCAAAGGATAGTGAGGCTGCTCTTGCTATTGTCGTTAATGGAAAAGAAATGATTAGCGCAAATAAACCAATGGTTGTTCAAAATCGCACTTTCGTACCGCTTCGGAGCATTGCAGATGCATTAGGCGCTGCCACCAAATGGAATGCCGCTGCTCAGACGGCAACTATAAAAGTTGCCGATCGAGCGGTGGATATAACGGTAGGACAATCCTCTTTCCGTGAAAACGGTACAGTTAAAGCACTGAATGCACCGCCTGCTTTTATCCATACCGTTGGCAAAGCAAGCACGTTATATGTTCCGCTTGCCGCATTATCAGAAGGATTGCAATTCCAAGTGATTTATCGCGATACTCTAAAAACCGTCTTGATTAATAAATAA
- a CDS encoding PilZ domain-containing protein: protein MAMNSNDASRNHIRLRFTEGVKAELRLISKDGQLLTPSTTTVLLLNLSQNGLCFLSGLQLPIQSNYLVEFRMTISNVQIMIRGRIVWNLKQDNQFAHGVLFECSNTLRSLIIGVMNQEILESQPQQKKIHYLYSRLLNTKRLYYSS from the coding sequence ATGGCGATGAATTCAAATGATGCCTCGCGCAACCACATTAGGCTACGCTTCACAGAAGGCGTTAAGGCAGAGCTGCGGCTAATTAGTAAAGATGGACAATTGTTGACACCATCTACGACTACAGTACTTCTACTTAATTTAAGCCAAAATGGTTTATGCTTCTTATCCGGCTTGCAATTACCGATTCAATCCAATTATCTTGTTGAATTTCGAATGACGATTTCGAATGTACAGATTATGATTCGCGGTCGGATCGTTTGGAATTTGAAACAAGATAATCAATTCGCTCATGGCGTGTTATTTGAATGCTCGAATACACTTCGCTCTCTTATTATTGGTGTCATGAACCAAGAAATATTAGAAAGTCAGCCACAGCAGAAAAAAATTCATTATTTATACAGCAGATTATTGAATACAAAACGGCTGTATTACAGTAGTTAA